GGGGCAGGCTGACGCGGGACTCCAGCAGGGCGCTGAGGATGTGGGCTGTGGTGGGGGGCAAGGAGCTGGCCTTCCGCagcagcgcccgccgccgcacGCTGCTCAGCGGCTCCTGCGCCCGGGCGTGCACATGCTCGTCGTAGGTGAGGTTGACGTGGATGGCTTTGGAGCGGGCGAAGCTCTTCCGCAGCTCCTTCTGGGACGCTCGGCGCTGCAGCCCCCCGGGGCCGGGaccgccggggccgcccgcgCTCCCCCAGCTGCCGCCGGGGCCGTCGCTGCTCCGCCGCTCCTCCGACGGGCCGCcagcgggggcggcggggacgGCAGGCGCTTTAGGGAGCGAgttcttcctctgcagccacTTCTCCACCAGCTCCGGGTGCCTCTCTAGGAAACTTTCCACCGCCGCCACGTCGAGGCCGGCATCGCCGGCGGCTGCCATGGtgccggcggcgggggcggctcAGGCCGCGGGAGCTCCCGTGCTGGCCAtgccccgccgccgccacgtgctgctgctgcccccccGACGGCCGCCCCGGGGCACGGGGGATGCCGGCAGCCCCGGCGAGGGGCCGCTTCTGCCCCTCGCCCGGGCTCCTCCTCAGCGGCGCGCCTTCTTCTCGCCTTCTGCTTTCCCCCGCGACCTCCTTTCTCTGCCCACCACTCTTTATTAGTAGTAGCAGTAGTATTGGTATTTTTCTAGGTATTTTTTGTGCTTCCCGgttttcagcctttcttcagCTCTGAGCTCGGTTCCCGGTTCTGGGCCGCTCCCCTGCTGAGTCGGGCAGGCGGTGCCGCCGCGCCTCTGAAGATGCTCCGGGAGCGCTCGGGCAAACCCCTTCTGCCAagtgctgtcagtgctggcGGCGGTTCCTGCGTAAGCCAGCCGGCAGACCActgagaaggagggaggggaggacgCGTGAGCCGAGCGGGGGGGCAggcggggaggagggagggctggcGGGAGCGCTGGCAAACCCCGCTGCGGCTGGGGGGGCACTGCCGCCCGCCTGGCAGCAGCCGCCTCGGcagggcgggcggggcgcgcaGCGTCCCCCGGCGGGAGGACCCCCGGCAGTGGGGAGCTGTGCTAGGGAGTTTCATTCAAAAACATcggggggaaagggaggggcCTTTTGTCTGTGATGCTCGTTCGGGGAGGGGACGAACCGTGCCGCGGCTCCCGCCCGCGGTGCGCAGGAGAGGCAGCGGGAGGTAATGGGAGCGCTCCCGCTAAAGAACTCTCATTTATACCATTGTCTGAGCTGCTTCAGTACTTCAGGTGACAAGCAGAAAAACGGAGCCCTTCCAAGAATCCTGAATGAATTCCGTTTCTTGAATCACTGAGTTGATTTGCGGATAGCCTCACCCGTGCGGAGCCCCGACTCTGCCCGGCGCGCACGGCTCCCGCGGGCTGAGGGGCACACCGGGCTCTGCCCCGGAGCCGCCCAGGGCTGTCTGCCGCAAGCCGCTGTTCCCCGGGAAGGCTCGGCGGGAGCGGGCGCTCCCGGGCGCTCCTGGGTGACCGCTCGGGCGTCACCGGCTGCCAGACGGAAACCGACCGTATCCACCGCCGGCAGACGGACAAGGGTTATTTTTATGCGCACGTGGAGCACTTTTCATTGCTAAATCAACGCCTACGCATAAGCGATTGAAAAAACAAGTCATGGATCTTAACAcgtgaaaatgtttttcatgcGCTCACCAAAGACTGAATGAAGGCGGCTTCAGAAATTCATGAATGGGAGTGCGGGTGGCTGGGAAAACACACGGGCAAGTCTTCAGCCGAACGAGATTCCGACCTGCCGGGGACCCTGACCCTGCATCTGTCCCTTGCGGCGCGGGGTGCGGGCAGTACTTGCAAGGAGAGGGAGCACTTTTGGGACACGTGTCGATAGCGCAGGATGGTGCGTGGGTGtcaggaggggaggaagggctATGTGTGTGCCCCGGAGGACTGCCGCGTCTCCCGCGGCAGCAGGGGTGACCCTCAGGGGCTCCGTGTAGATGCTTCGGCTTGAGCAGCTCGGAGGCAGCTTACGAAGCCACAGACAAAGGATTTCGGCTCCCAGTCTCGGTGCCCGCACCCGTGTAGGCTGAGCAGCGGTTCCCTCTCCGCCGTGGGTCCCGGGCCGCTGGGGCGGCAGGGCGTCGTGCTTGCCCCCCGCCCTCGGCGGCGTTTCATACAGCTCTCGGACTCTCCCCGCCGCGCAGGGATGCTGCCGCAGGAGGACGGGCTCTCCATTGAGAaaccccgccgccgccggcgcgCCCCGGCAATAGGGCAGCGGGGGCGGCGCGCAGGCGCGCGGGAGCCGAGACGGGGGCGCAGCCCCGGCAGCAGCCCCGGCGCTCGGGGGCGGAGGAGGGAGCCGGGGGCCAGCCCGGCCCTGGGCGGTGCGCGGCGGCGGGGAAAGACCGTCCCCGGCCGCCGCACCGTGCCCCGCCCGACTTGCGGAGGGCGCCCGGCTGCGGAGCCCGCGGCGGGTGGGCTGCGGGGCGAGAGCGGGCGGAAAGCGGGGAGGTCGGAGGACAGGCTCTAGGGATTCATCCCCGAGCTGCTCGCACCTCTGAAGAAGCCGAGCTTTTTCTTGCAGGTAGCTTGGGTATGACGAGACAGCGTATCTCGGCGAGGGCAAGGCTCTGCGAGCGTTTCCGAGCGCGCTGCCGGAGCTGTGACGCGCGGGGGTTTCgcaggcggcggcgggcgcagCCCCTCGGCCTGAGCCGCCGCTGTCACGGCGCCGGTGGCGGCCGCGCTGTCGGGAGGCCGAGCTCCCGGAGTCCCCGAGCCCCCCCGGGGCTACCCCGAGCCCAGGCTGCATTTGCGGTTTTGCAGCGCTAGCACAAACGCTCCACTTGCACAAAGAAATCGCATGAGCTGCTGGAGGCCAGCCCGGCGCGTACCCCCAGCTCTCAGGCGAGGACCTTGGGTGCGAAGTAATTgtatgcaaataatttttaccATCTCATTGTGGTAAGGTTCGCCTTGAGCACGCACACCAGTGTTTACTACAAAATGGCTACTATGTAGCAGTTCTGTATGTAAACACTTAAAGCAACTTAGTGTTTCTGTAAGCCTAGGATAAACAAGGTCCTTCAAAGTGTTGCAGCATATTTAGTTTCTTTTGCTGGGATTCTATGCATAGGATTTGACTGCATCAGAAATCTGCATATTGACAATCTCTCAAATATCAGTCAAGACGGAAGAAAGTAAAACTGTAGTTGTCTCCATTGCATGGAATACATAgtgaaaaaattactgtaacAGTTAACAGTAAAGAACTGTGGAACCTGAAATCCGTGTAGAGATGAAATGTGACAAAGATGATCACACTGGTTTGACTGTTCTGTAACTTGCACAGGCTTTGGACATGCTGTAAAAACCTGGATAAAACCTGGTTCAGAAGCCTGGCCTGGTGTGTGTTGATGGATGTTAGGAGAAAACTGGGGTATCTGTTCTGTCTGCAGGGCAAGTTAAAGAGTACTGTGTACACTGGGCTGCAGCCTCATGTTGGCTTGAGGTAGATTAGTTTCAGCCTTTTGTGGGAAggtaaaaaataggaaaatggaATTTGTCATTGCCATGGGACTATGCTGCCACTGTAATTTTATAGGTATGCTGCAGTGAGGTACAAGCATCTTACATCTGATGCATCTGTGGTATGATGCATCTTTTATCAGCAGGGATGCACAATGCCAACTCAGACGGCAGTGCAGGCTTCAGCCAGTTGCACCTGGTTTCCTTGGGTACAACATACAGAAATGCCCTAAGATGCCCTAAAAGAATCACAAGGAGAAATGTTAGAGCATTTCTCAGGTGCACTGTGTTTCTCTGTGGAAGGCAGTGGAACAGCACTCCTCAAAGTGAAATTGGGAAAACCACTTGAGAAAATTTTGTCATTTGGGGAGACACTTTATTACTCTAAATAGTCTGAAAGGGGGAAGCAGTCCAGTAGAATCCAGGAGGATGGGAGCATAAATgatatagtatagtatagtatagtatagtatagtatagtatagtatagtatagtataaaATGCACAAGGTATACTTTGTCTTTGTGTCACATtaataagtaaaatataaatCCTTTTTGCATCATGGAGAGTTACAGTTCTTTGTATCATTTCATATACAACTACTTACTGCTTCTAAACTATGTGAATATTTTTGCAATTCCAATATCCAGAATATccaaatttaatttcatatcgtttttttttttaaatgagcatGAGATTGACATTGTATTCCACAAGGCTGTACTCCATTGAAGGGCATTAGAAAAAGGGTTGTCAATAGCCAGTTCCTGGAGTCTCTTGACAGAGGTTGAAAAACCATTATTGTTTCCTTCCAAACTTGCTAAAACCTGTCTTTTCCAACAGAAGCCTGCTCTTGTACTGGAGACTACTACAATACCTGTAATGATATGTTCACGTTTCTCTTCTGCCCTCCAGAGCTGACTCTTCCCATTGTCTAAAGTGAATTTAGATAtcagtttgtttgctttcttttcaaaacttttaCTAACATCTGTAGGATTTGTTCACTACaattttactgggaaaaaaatagttactATATGCTGATGATGTATTGAAGGAAATTCCAGTATAAAGTGAATATCACAAAACGTTTCCTAgaaatcacagggaaaaaaagccacacaatTCTAAAGCATTTTagtgaccagaaaaaaaaaacccaaaaaaccataCATTTTCAAAACGGGACACAGGACTGTGTATGTAATTAATGGCTTGATTCgattaatataatttatattcaaGTAATATAAACAAAACCATTGAAACTCTCACAGAATACTTTCTCTTTTAGatgtttcactgtttttttcaaggctttctctgtgaaaagcacaagaaaaaccAACAGTCATAGTGTACTACTAGTAGTTGACAGTATTTAGTCAAGCAAAACAACTGCAGCACACCACGATGCCAGTAGGGGGTAGTGACCAGCAAACAAAATCTAAAAGCTCTCCagaatcagaaattaaaatctgcCGTGTTCTGGGAAAGTTATAAACCTTCTGACCTGGTGCACTGAGTATTGGAAATCGTACCAATATTTTAATACGGGGAATGAcgattttttgtttctgtggaaCTGTAGTTCAAGTTCATCTGCAGTACTGCAAAGTCGACAGTTGAGATAGCAAATCCTCGTAAGGCTATCATCCCTctaaaggaaaaagcttttttttattatgtatgTCCCGTCCAACACTTCACCTTACTTATGTCACCTCTTagttttgcctttgttttgtaCAGCCAAATAAACCCGAAAGATTTGGTCTTGTCTTGTGCTTTCCATCTTTTCCAACAGTGTGGCACCGATAATATTCCTGAATAGAGAACGTTACTTTTTTTCAACACAGCCCGTGTAGATCTATGGAAAAAGTACCAAATGTTACCACGTCCTTCTACTTGACAACTGCATCTGCTTATGTGAAAGAGAGGGGGGGATTTCTGAATATTCAGTTTGCTTGTGAAAAACAGCAGGCAGAACGCCCTCCGTCCTCGCAGGCGCTGCGGAGCCGGGCGGTgcgcgcggcgcggggcggtgCGGCGGAAGCGGCGGCGGAAGAGGCGGGCGCGCTGGATCGGCGGCGGAAAAGGCGCTGCTGCCCTTCCCTACCGTAGCCCGGGAGAAGCCTGCGGTGCTCGGCGGCGCCACCATGGAGGAGAGCAGCGGCATCCGCCTGTCGGCCGAGTGCCTGGACGAGCCGCCCAACAGCCGCGTCTTCGTGGTGCTGGGCAAGGACACCGGCGAGGCGCTGATCCGGGAGCGCTTCTCGCCCTTCGGGGACATCCAGAACATCTGGCTCCTGCGGGACAGGCGCACCAACGAGTCCCGCGGCATCGCCTTCATCAAGTTCGCCCGCAGCTCGCAGGCCTGCCGGGCCATGGAGGAGATGCACGGCCGCAGCCTGCTCCCTGACAGCAAGCCCATCAAGGTGCGGCCGGGGGCGGCCCGGGGGGCtcgcgggccgggccgggccgagcgggGGCAGCGGGAGCCGCGGGCGGGGCGCAGGCCCGGGGAGCCGCCGCCTCGCCGGCCTTGCGTGGCCGCGCTGCCGGGGCGGGCCCGCGGCCAGCCGGGGCTCTCGTGAGGCCTGCCCGCTCCCCGAGGTCGAGGGAGGCCTGCGCTGGAGCAGGCCTGCGGAAAATGCCCCGCCCGGAAGTGAGGGGGTGTTGGTGACAAGGATTCTTAAGTATGTTCTAAGTGTTGTAAGCAAAATAGTTGCGAATAAATAGAGCTGGTTTTGGAGCTTGTGAACcgttttcaaaacttttttgttttaatctatGGAACTGTTCTGACAGCTTTCAGCTTCTGATTTGCTTTCCTATTCACCATGTACTAAGGAAGTATGAATAAGTTTGTATTGAGTCAGTGAAATCTTTTCTGAAGAGCTTGCTATCAGAAGCCAAAAGATCTGAGTTGTATTCCTCTTGCCCTTGCATGgctattagaaaaataaattaagagcACTGTGAAATCAGTTGCTACTTTTTGTGTAGCGGGCTTGCTTTGAAAGTCTTTCTTATTtggttgttttgattttgcttcttttttgtttttttgtttttgtttgtaatttacttgggcatttttttcttggttgtCTTCCAGTGTGcacttctgaaatgaaatttatttcaataacTAAAAAAGATTTTAGGAGTAACAGATATGAGAAACTATGATCCTCCATAGAGCAGTAGACCTGTAAACTTTGGCCCAGCTGAGCAGTGAACTGCAGTAGCCCGGTTTTATTAAGCTGCTAGGCTTTCTTGTTTCCTTGCTTGCTTATTTGTTTCTACTACTGCTGTCCTAGGCCTTTTACAATAATGCATTCATTGCTACCTGACATGTCACCAGTGATGTTGACAGTGCTGCTGAATCAGCAGTAGTATTTCTCACCATTCCTCATTATCCCCAGTAAGGAACTCCTCTGGCTTCTGTCCTGTTTGAGATTTATTATATTTGTAGGTCGTTTATCACAGGTGGTCACAAGTATTCTGTTCTCTCCATGCTAAGGCAGTTTATgtgaataataaatataaagaCAGTCAAACTACTTCACTTGCTTGTTGATACGTGTCTTAGACCCTTTTGCCAGTAATTGCTAACTGTGTAATTATTTCATTAGGTATTTATTGCACAGTCAAGAGCTTCTGGAAGCCACCGAGATCTTGAAGATGAGGAACTTACACGAATCTTTGTTATGATACCCAAAACCTACACGGAGGAGGATCTGCGGGAGAAGTTTAAGGTTCTGATTCACTGtttgttgttcttttaaaatgcctttttctaaCTTTATTAGAAGGGCATAGCAGTGGAACTTTTCATGGTTTTCAAATACTGGAAATTAATATGTTTTTTCATTGTTCTAGATGTATGGAGACATTGAATATTGCAGCATTATTAAAAACAAGACTACTGGAGAAAGTAAAGGTTTGGGCTATGTCAGGTACCTGAAACCATCGCAAGCTGCCCGAGCAATTGAAGAGTGTGATCGAAGTAAGAGTCCGAGTGAATtctttaagggtttttttgcaataaGTGTGTATCATCATAATATAtctttaatttttagttttgtttgcagCTAAATTATTCATGATGCAGAAGTATGTTGAGACAAAGTTCTCttgcaaataaataataatagcaTTGTTAACATTCACTGAGAACAATCACCTGATTATGATTTTTCAGGACCAAACTGCAAGTAGGATCAGTGAGAAGAGTTTGGAAATGGACACTTTTTGCATGATTATTGGTCTGTAGTGTAGGCTTCatacacaggaaaatattttaatttgtccTTGCAAATAGGCAGtgttaataaaatatatgtgatatagaattaattattatataaaatatattgcatGATACATAGGGACTCTGTTGTGATCACATTTATTTAAGAACAAATTCATGCTAACTGAAACTGGGGGAATagtgcttgtttttttttagtgtcAGGATTTATCTGTTACAGAGTGAAAGACTTTGTATGCTTTATTTATTACCTGCCActtggtgaggcactggaacaggctgcccacaaaagttgtggatgtcccatccctggcagtatTCCAGGccagttggatggggctctgagcaacctgatgtaGTGGAACAtatccctgcccaaggcagggagttggaactTGGTGATCTGTAAgtttccttccaacccaaaccgttctgtgattctataagTTGTCACTTATGCTCTAGTACCAAGAGTTAATGAATTTGAGTGAGGCTGGTGGAAGGATGTCAGGGGCTGGAAGCACGAGACTttggaggagaggcagagggaatTGGGTTTGCTCATCCGGGAGAAGAAAGGTTTTCCTAAAAGCCGAACAGCTGTCTTCTAGTCTTACCTCCTGTTCAGTGTTGCTTAATCACAAATATGAAACAGCTTGGGGTATGGATGTGGTTATttgttgttctggtttttttatgGCTTTCTTTGGTTCATTTTTCCTCAATAATGTGTGTGTGGTGGTTCTGCGTTGTATCTATCATAAGTGGTTCtacagaaattatatttgtgCATAGAAATAGGAGCTTGAGATTACTTAGGaaattgtatttcctttttgctgtgaggttaaaatgaaattagttGAATAGCTTGAGTCTAATACCTCTTTCTTTTGTGAAAGCAAAACCTAGATCAGTGTAAAACATCCATAAACTACTGTATTAGCACAGAATTTCAGGTGATGGCTTCTGAAGCATCTCAGAATCCTGCTGAatatcacagaatggttgaagttggaagggacctctggaggttATCTTGCTCATCCACTTGGctcaggcagggtcacctgggtACCGGTGgcccaggaccatgtccagGTGACTTTTGAGTATCCCAATGTGTGTAGACTCCATCacctttctgggcaacctgtgccagtgctcagtcactcTCATGGTAATTAGCCTCTGTTGTGCTTAACTTGTGAGTAGAAGTAATTCCATTTGAAAGCTGTTAActttcacaaaattatttaggCAGACTTCAAGAGTTATAATTTAGTTATTCCTCTAAAGCCAGCACTTAATGGGTTTTCTGAATGATATGTTTCTAAATATGGAACTTGAAGAATGTGGGCCTGGTCAGATAACTGAGATATGCTGAGGTGTTGTTGTCTGTGTGGTTGTTTCTTTCAGGCTACAGGGCCATTTTGGCTGAACCTAAAAATAAGTCATCTGAGTCTTTTGAACACGATTATTACAGTAATGCCATGAGACCAGAACTAAGAGGAAATACTCTTCCATTTTGTAAGTCACAGCTTTTTACACTAAAAATGATTTGTAGTTTCTAGTATGGTTACTAAGTAATAATGTGGTTTGGAGAAAGGGAAGCTGATGGAGGCTTAGGTCAGCACTGGCCAGGCATTTAATCTCTCTACTTTTATGGCTTGCTTTGCTCTGGTTGGCCAATTATTTTGCGACCGGCACTGGTGAAATCAACATGTGACCTTTACCATATAATTGACTTGGATTACTTTTAAAAGTCTGATGTAACATATGCATGAAATGAAGGCATGCAAGTATGATgactaaaattattttgttgattATTGAGGTATGCAGCCAGAATTTTGTAGCTTTGAAAAAGCTGAGACCCGAATTCAAGAGCCAGTCTCCAAGCGCCTGTCGGTGGTGTCTCGGCTCCCCTTT
This genomic interval from Motacilla alba alba isolate MOTALB_02 chromosome 7, Motacilla_alba_V1.0_pri, whole genome shotgun sequence contains the following:
- the RBM45 gene encoding RNA-binding protein 45 is translated as MEESSGIRLSAECLDEPPNSRVFVVLGKDTGEALIRERFSPFGDIQNIWLLRDRRTNESRGIAFIKFARSSQACRAMEEMHGRSLLPDSKPIKVFIAQSRASGSHRDLEDEELTRIFVMIPKTYTEEDLREKFKMYGDIEYCSIIKNKTTGESKGLGYVRYLKPSQAARAIEECDRSYRAILAEPKNKSSESFEHDYYSNAMRPELRGNTLPFCMQPEFCSFEKAETRIQEPVSKRLSVVSRLPFIQEQLFALFDLVPGLEYCDVQRDPHTNSGYAVIQYSTAASAIYAKYKLHGFEYPPGNRLTVIFLEDGNDSSDLIRKMATQLVTAQVSSALRGSSAMVQQYRTPPQAFGGASAPQLLQPQTDAILPPPKKKVPPDTSVKERLFILFHPHPLPVNVLEDVFCRFGQLISVYLVAGKNVAYAKFADRASASEAITALHGKIVNGVRLKVRLADSPSEEPNKRQRTY